Genomic segment of bacterium:
CGGCATCCGCACGGTCTTCAACCTGAGCTGACTGTCGGAGTATCCAGCCTGATCTAAGCGTCGAAGCCCAGTTCCAAAGGGAGTGGTACCTGAGGGCTTTCTTCGATTTGTACTCGATTTTCTGCTGAGGTCGGCTTGGCTTGAGCGCTTATCAGCAGGGCTTCAAGGTCGTCTAGCGAACCAACAGGCGTCGCTCCCAACTGCTCTAGGGATTGATTTCCTGGTCCCTCACCTGGGCCTCTCCAAACTGCAACGGCACCGAATCCGTGCTTGAGCGCTTCGACCGCTCCAGCCCATGTGCCACCAGACTTCTTGTCGCTGGCTACGACCAGCGTGATCACGGACCCGGCGTAGATGAGTTTGTTTCTACCCATGGCCCGGCCCGCGGTGAAGTGAGCGTCTGGCTCATAGGGGGTACACAGCAGGATGCGCTTGTCGAGGATGGCCCGTCTGGTGTCGGGTTGCTTGAGCTGCCGCTCCAAGGAGTCGGCCAAGAATCCGATCACAGTGCCCTCCGCGCCGTGCTCGTCGAAAGCCGCGTTCATCGCTAGGCGATCCACCCCCCGAGCACCACCGGAAACCACCGGCAAACCCAGCCGAGTGGCCAACCGGGCTGCCTCCTTGGCGACTTCGGCGCCTTCTTGGCCGATATCTCGGCTTCCAACGACTCCGAGACCTGAGTGGTCGAAGAGATCAAGGGATCCAGCGGCGTGCAGCACCACCGGAGCCTTCTTTTTCAGCCGATACCTGAACAGGCATGGATAGTGCTCGTCGAACGGGGCGAGAGTGTGAATGCCCGATTGCTTCAAGCGGTCGACCTCGAAGGCCATCGCGACAGCTCGATTGAAGAGGGCGGTAATCCTAGAAGCCATTTCCTCGGCAAGACCGTGCATAGCGCACAGTGTTTCGGGCGATGTTTCAAGGAGTGCGCTTGGTCGGCTGGCGAGTTCAGATCGCTGCCAGTACTCCGCAGAAGTCAGTGGCTTGACCCCTTCTGAGGCCAGTCTGCTGGTTAGCAATATCGCGGCCAATGAGTCCTGGTTGGCTGTGCTCCCACCCCCGATTGGTCTGAAATCAGTCACGGGCAGACCTTCCTGCCGTATCTGCCAAGGCGAACGGGTAAACCGGTCCGGCACCGGCGCTTCGTAGCAGAGACCCGGTCTCGGTGAAGGTCCATCGGGAGTCAACTATGTCGTCAACCAAGAGTACGGGCTCAGAAGGAATTTCTGGGATGGCCTGGAATGCATCCTTGATGTTTGCGTACTGATTGGCACTGTTCTGCATGAACTTCTGCGGCTGGGTGTCGTGGACCTTGACAATCGCATCATGGCACGGAAGGGCCAGCTCCTGGGCGATGCGTTGGGCGAAATCTCTGACGAGTGCGGGATGTTTCAGGGAGGGGATATAGGTCACCCAGGTTGGTGCTGGGTCAGGTCGCCAGCGTTTGCGGATCAGGTCCACTGAGGCCTCAACCAGTTTGTCGTCGAAGTGGCCTTCACCTTTGCCGGTCTGAACGAGTGTTGCCCAGCCACCGTCACCCCACAGGACAAGCACTCGCCCTGGTTCACAACGGTGTTCTTCGGGGATTCTGCCCTGGCCAGGGAACTGCTTTCGGGGCTCTATCGTGAGTTCCGTCCCTCGGAGGAAGTCCACAGCGGCTTGAACCAAATGAGGACTCGCTGTGAGTTCCCTGCGGTCTGACAGGCAGTTGTCGCAGATGCCACAAAGTTGAGTCTGCGAGTCATCCAAGAATGACCTCAGTAGTTCCATTCGGCACTGGTCAGTGCTGGCATAGTCGGCCATCTGAGATTGCTCTTCCCAGCGCAGTGCTGTGACTGCTTCTATTCGGTCACGGTCATAGCTCCAAGGTTGAAGCGTTCGCTGCCACCCAGCGGCAATACGTTCGACGGCACCATCGACTTCCAGGATCTTAAGGAGCTGTTCAAGCCGCGAGCGCCGGATGTTCACCACCCGCTCGATTTCGGTGGGCTTCATGGGCGCCGCTGTTCGCTCGAGAAGCCCCACGATCTGAAGAGCTTGATCAGCGGTGGGAAAGGCAGATTCGATAAAGAAGTTCTGGATTTCAGCGTCTTCGTAGCCTTGGAGCAGGATGCCCAACGACTCGTCTAGCGTCCGCCCGGCTCTCCCCACTTGCTGGTAGTAGGCAATGGGCGAGCCCGGTGCCTGATAGTGGATGACGAACGAAAGGTCAGGTTTGTCGAATCCCATCCCCAGTGCGGAAGTCGCCGAAACTATTTTCACATGGTTGCTCAGGAGTTGTCGTTCGACTTCCAAGCGGTGGTCATTGGCTGAACTGCCCGAATATGCGACGGCATTGAGCCCTCGAGAGTTAAGCCAGGCGGCGATCCTCTCTGCATCGCGGATGGTGAGGCAGTAGACGATGCCGGTTCCCGGCAGCAAGGGGATCGTCTCTGCCAGCCATGCCAATCGCTTTTGTTGGGGCGCAGGGGCAAAGCCGCTAAGCCGCAAGCCCTCCCGACCCAGAGGTCCTCGAATTGGCACCAATTCGGCTCCAAGCTGTTCGGCAACGTCATCGACCACCCGGTTGTTGGCTGTCGCGGTACAGCCCAAGACAGGAATCCCAGGGGGCAGTAGGTCCAAGACGCCCTTGATGCGCCGATAATCGGGCCGAAAGTCGTGTCCCCAATCGGAAATGCAATGGACCTCGTCGACCACCAATAGGCCGCCGCGTCGGGCCAGCGTCGGTAGGTGCTCAGTTCGGAAATCACGA
This window contains:
- a CDS encoding DNA-processing protein DprA, which produces MAFEVDRLKQSGIHTLAPFDEHYPCLFRYRLKKKAPVVLHAAGSLDLFDHSGLGVVGSRDIGQEGAEVAKEAARLATRLGLPVVSGGARGVDRLAMNAAFDEHGAEGTVIGFLADSLERQLKQPDTRRAILDKRILLCTPYEPDAHFTAGRAMGRNKLIYAGSVITLVVASDKKSGGTWAGAVEALKHGFGAVAVWRGPGEGPGNQSLEQLGATPVGSLDDLEALLISAQAKPTSAENRVQIEESPQVPLPLELGFDA
- a CDS encoding RecQ family ATP-dependent DNA helicase, with protein sequence MSRLTANQSSDFRPGQLEAIQELVEARNRVLLVQRTGWGKSAVYFIATRLLRDRGLGPTLLVSPLLALMRNQIEAAQRMGVRAATINSSNQDEWEAVYADIAANQIDVLLISPERLANRDFRTEHLPTLARRGGLLVVDEVHCISDWGHDFRPDYRRIKGVLDLLPPGIPVLGCTATANNRVVDDVAEQLGAELVPIRGPLGREGLRLSGFAPAPQQKRLAWLAETIPLLPGTGIVYCLTIRDAERIAAWLNSRGLNAVAYSGSSANDHRLEVERQLLSNHVKIVSATSALGMGFDKPDLSFVIHYQAPGSPIAYYQQVGRAGRTLDESLGILLQGYEDAEIQNFFIESAFPTADQALQIVGLLERTAAPMKPTEIERVVNIRRSRLEQLLKILEVDGAVERIAAGWQRTLQPWSYDRDRIEAVTALRWEEQSQMADYASTDQCRMELLRSFLDDSQTQLCGICDNCLSDRRELTASPHLVQAAVDFLRGTELTIEPRKQFPGQGRIPEEHRCEPGRVLVLWGDGGWATLVQTGKGEGHFDDKLVEASVDLIRKRWRPDPAPTWVTYIPSLKHPALVRDFAQRIAQELALPCHDAIVKVHDTQPQKFMQNSANQYANIKDAFQAIPEIPSEPVLLVDDIVDSRWTFTETGSLLRSAGAGPVYPFALADTAGRSARD